The Actinomycetota bacterium genome includes the window AAGTATACCCTCTCGTCGATTTTATCCCGCGTGCCGACGGCATTTGCTTGCGCAACGGAAAGACATGCAAAATCTGCAAGCGACCGAGTCGCCAAACGGGGCTCTATGCTTGAGCCCCGTTCTTTGCCGCGTCTACTACTGCTTCTGGGAATAGGGAATGAGCGCCATTTCGCGCGCCCTCTTTATCGCAATCGACAAGTCGCGCTGGTGCTGAGCACAGGTGCCGGTCACCCTGCGCGGCCTGATTTTGCCGCGGTCGCTCATGAAGCGCCGCAACAGGTTCGTGTCTTTGAAATCGATATAATCGATTTTATCCTTACAGAAACCGCAGTACTTCCGCCTGGGTTTTCTAACGTAATCTGCCATGCAAATCCTCTCCTATTAAAATGGGATATCGTCGAAATCGCCTTCGCCGAGCGCTTGGAGGTCGGCCTCGGCGCTTTCGGCCATTGATTCCTCGCCGCGACCGGCGGCCTTGTTGAGAAACTGTACCCGGTTGGCGACAACCTCCACCACGGAGCGCTTCTGGCCGTCCGGCGCCTCCCAAGAGCGCCACCGCAGCCTGCCCTCCACAAGTACCGGTGAGCCTTTACGCAGGTGCTCGTTGCAGAGTTCGGCTTGCCGTCCCCATGCGACAACAGTAAAGTAATTCGGCTCATCGACCCAATTACCGCTATTATCCTGGTACCTGTTGTTTACGGCTATGCCGATGTTGGCGACAGCCGTCCCGCTCGGCGTAAACCTTAGTTCAGGGTCTCTTGTCAGATTCCCTATAAGAAATACTTTGTTCAAACTAGCCATGTTTCCCCCTACTTTCCTTGACGGATAATCATATGACGAATGACTCCATCTGTTATCTTAAGGATACGGTCTAGCTCGCTAATGGTTTGATTTTCACCTAGAAGGTCGAAGACGGCATAAAAGCCGTCGGTGTTTTGACCAATTTGATGGGCAAGGCGGCGTTTTCCCCATTTGTTTACATTCTCGATTTTACCGCCGTTTTTTACAGCGACATCGGAAAACTTGGCGATCAAAGCATCGAGCGCATCTGTTTCCAAAGCGGGCTCGAGAATGACCATGCATTCGTAGTTCCTCACTTTTTCACCTCCCTCGGGCTAACGGCTTCAGTTGAGCTGAAGCAGGAGTATGGAACCTAACAATTATAGCAGCTACATGGGGGTTTAGCAAGATGCTACCCGAGCATATTTTCGAGCATATTTTCTCGAACGCAAACCATGCGACCACGAAGCATGCTTTTCGCTGTTTCCACCACGCCGGCCTATATATAAACCACTGTCGAGCGCCACAATTAATCGCTAGAATGGGCGAACTTCCATATGCCCTCCCAGACTCCCGCGGAAGGATTCGTCA containing:
- a CDS encoding single-stranded DNA-binding protein, translating into MASLNKVFLIGNLTRDPELRFTPSGTAVANIGIAVNNRYQDNSGNWVDEPNYFTVVAWGRQAELCNEHLRKGSPVLVEGRLRWRSWEAPDGQKRSVVEVVANRVQFLNKAAGRGEESMAESAEADLQALGEGDFDDIPF
- a CDS encoding 30S ribosomal protein S6, which translates into the protein MRNYECMVILEPALETDALDALIAKFSDVAVKNGGKIENVNKWGKRRLAHQIGQNTDGFYAVFDLLGENQTISELDRILKITDGVIRHMIIRQGK
- the rpsR gene encoding 30S ribosomal protein S18 → MADYVRKPRRKYCGFCKDKIDYIDFKDTNLLRRFMSDRGKIRPRRVTGTCAQHQRDLSIAIKRAREMALIPYSQKQ